The following nucleotide sequence is from Candidatus Bipolaricaulis sibiricus.
CCGATCGCTGCGCAGGTGGCGTCGTTGGCCAGGTAGACGGGGCACCGGAAGGCGTGCTGGAGGGGCTGGGCCACCTCTACGCCGTTCCAGTGGGGGAGGTTGGGGAAGGAGACGATCCTGCCCGTCGTCATGTCCATCGGTGCCGGCGCCCCCACTCCGATCGTCGCGGGTTGGGGCCAGCCAGCAGCGGCCAGCACCTCGCCCACGGCCTCGACGACCTCGCGAATCCCCCGCGTGGGAAAGGCCGTTCGAACGACGATGCTCCCGTTGTCGATTGCCGCGACTCTCGTCTGGGTCCCTCCGACGTCCACGCCGATCGCTCGGGCCATGGCACCGATCTTACCGGGAGCGCTGGTGGGCCGGCGGGAACCGGTTCGGAGGGAGCGGGGTATAGTAGGGTGGAGGCTTCTGTGGCGAGAGTCCGACGCGTGGTGTGGCGCAAGTGGATGGCGGGAGGGATCCTTCTCGTCCCTGTCGCCCTCGGGTTCATCCCCGGCGTTCCCCACCCGTTTGTGAACATGTTCCTGTGGTGGGTTGCGACGCCACCACGGGTTGAGGTGCTCGCTCCGATTCCTGATGTGGAACGGGTGCTCGTCATCGCCCCTCACCCGGACGACGAGCTGCTCGCTTTGGGTGGGACGATCGCCCGGCTCAAGGCGGAGGGACAGCAAGTGCTGGTCGTCTTCCTCACGAACGGGGATGCGAACCGGGCCGCGAAGAGCCTGTTCACCCTCAACCCACTCCGACGACCGGAGGACTTCCGGGCACTGGGGTACCGCCGGCAGAAGGAGGCGGCGGCGGCGCTGCGGATCCTTGGGGTGCCCAAGAACGCCGTGATCTTCCTCGGGTACCCTGATCAGGGGCTGGCTTCTCTGCTTGGGAAGCACTGGAAGCGCGAGAACCCGTACACGAGCCCATTCACGAAGGCCAACTACCCGTTCTACAGCAACAGCTTCAACTCGTCGGCCATGTACTGCGGTCAGGATCTTGTGGATGATCTGACCCGGATCCTGCGGCGGTTCACCCCGACGGTGGTCTACTTCCCCCACCCCGAGGACGGTCACCCGGACCACCGGGCCTCGGTTCAGCTTGTCTTGGCGGCGTTGCTCCAAGCCGAGCTCGACGAGGAACCTGAGCTTCGCCTGTACGTGGTGCATGCCCCAAGCTGGCCTGCCCCGCGGCGGTTGGCGATCGATCAGGCGCTGACAGCCCCTGCGGGCCTCAGTCAGTGGCGATGGTGGAGTCACGAGCTCACGGAGGACCTCGTGGAGCTGAAGTTGAGGGCGATCCGCGCCTACAGTTCGCAACGTGTCACGAGTGGGCGGTTTCTGGCGAGTTTCGTCCGCCCGAACGAGCTCTACGCAACCTACGCTGCTTCTCAGCTTCCGGTGGGGGTGCCCACTCCAGGCAGGTGACGACGTACGGTCGGTGCGCCCCCTGTTCGATGCGCTCCGCCGTGCGGCGCAAGGCGGGGTGGGAGAGAAGCGGGCGGTGGAAGAGCCGTGCCGCCGGCCACGGCCCGACCAACACGAGATGCGCACCGGGCGCCAACCGGCGCACGAGACGCTCCACAAGGTCGCGGATCTTCCGCAGCGACCCCAGGTAGTACAGAACCTCGGAGCAGTAGACGAGGTCGAACGGCCCGTCGGGCAGTTCCCGGGTCACGTCCATGACGTGGAACCTCACTGGAAGCGATGGGCAGCGGGACCGGGCCCGGTCGATCGCCGTGGGGACGAAGTCCACCCCGACCACCTCCCGGCCCACGCCGGCCTCGGCGAGGAGGCAAGTGAAGACCCCCTCTGCGCAGCCCAGCTCCAGAACGCGTGCGTACGGAGGTGACGCGGGGTCGGCGGCGCGAGGAAGGACCGCGAGCTTCAGCTCGTACTTCCGCTTCTCGTAGGTGCTCGTTGTGTACTCCCACGGGTCGGGGCTGCGGTACCGCCAGCGAAACAGGTGCTGCCGCCACCGGGCAGGGATAACAGCCCAGACGTAGAGGACACCCAGTTCAAGCCACCCGCGCACCGTCCGCGCAGCGGTGCCCAGTCGCCCGCCCACGGACCGCCTGGCGTTCCGCACCCGGCCCAAGCGCACGATTCCCTCCCGGGACAGATAGACCAGGCCTGCGACCACGAGCAAGAGCTCGAGGAACCGCACCGTGAGCGAGAACGCCATTGCGCCTTGCGGGGAGATCCCCACCAACCCCAGGATTCCCACCCGCCCTCCTTCGGCGGTACCCATCCCCGCCGGGGTCAGCCAGAGGAGGGTGGTCAGAATGGCGTTCAAGTTGAAGTACACCGCAAGATCGGCCACCGAGAACAACCGGCCCTCTGTGAAGTAGAAGAACAGCTGCGGTCGGAGGTAGGTACAGAAGAAGCTCGCGAGTTGCAGGACGAAGGCGATGGCGGTCAGCGGGAGGTGCCGGGTGAACGCCGCGTACATCTCATCCTCCATGCCGCGGATCTTCTCTCCCCATGCCGCTGGCCACCGCCACGAGCGGTGCAGGCGGCCCACTGAGACCACGATTCGCGAGAGCCAGTGGAAGTTGCGCGCGAAGCTGAGTACGCCCAGTCCAACCGCTGCGGCCACGATGAGGAGGCCGGCTCCAATCTGGGCCTTGGTTGCTGGGGCGAACATCGTTCCCGTAAGGGTGAACGCGCCTCCCAGCACGGCGAACAACACCAGACTCAGCCCGGCGAGGAGGCGATCGACGAACAGCGTCGCGAACAAGGTCGTCATCGTCGCCCCGCTCTTCCGGGACCCGAGCCAAGCCCGGACGGGTTCACCGCCAGCGTACGCGACCGGGGTGATGTAGGACACGGCGAACCCGGCCACCCCGATCCCCACGATCTCCGGGGCCGGCAGGCGCACCCCGAACGCGTGGAGCAGCACGCCCCAACTGGCAACCCAGAACAGAGTTGCGATGAGATCGTTTCCGACCATCGCCAGGAACCCGAACGGCCCCAGGGCCTGAACTTGCCGCCACACGGCGTCGGGTCCGACGAAGGCGAGGATGAGGGCGAACAGCCCGAACCCCACTCCCACCAACAGCACGGCCAACCACACCCGCCCCATCGCGACCCAAGGGTACCGTGCTGGGACGAACCCCGTCCAACCACGGCAGCGGCTCAAGCCGGAGCGAGCTTGCCGCAACACGTTCCCTGACGTAAGATTCAGGAGTTCCCATGCCTGAACGGATCGAGACCGCATTCATTGAAGACGAGATGGAGCAGTCGTACATCGACTACGCCGTCTCGGTCATCCGGGCCCGGGCTGTCCCTGACGTCCGCGACGGACTGAAGCCGGTTCAGCGGCGGATTCTGTACGGGTTCCGCGAGCTCGGACTCCTCCCCGGAAAGCCGCCCCGGAAGTCAGCCCGCATCGTCGGTGAGGTGATGGGTAAGTTCCACCCGCACGGCGACATGGCGGTGTACGAGGCGATGGTGGGGTTGGCCCAACCGTTCTCAACCCGCTACCCGCTCGTGGACGGGCAGGGGAACTTCGGGTCGGTGGACGGGGATGAGCCTGCGGCGATGCGGTATACCGAGGCCCGCCTCGCCCCAATTGCCCGCGAGTTCCTCGACGAGCTCGATGAAGAGACGGTGGACTTCCTCCCCAACTTCGACGGCTCGCTCGAGGAGCCGGAAGTCCTCCCGGCGCGGTTCCCCCACCTCCTCGCGAACGGAGCGTGGGGGATCTCGGTGGGGATGACAACCCAGATCCCGCCTCACAACCTGGGAGAGCTCGTCGCAGCTACCCTGTACGTGCTCGATCACCCCGATGCGAGCGCGGCCGAGCTCCTGCCCCTCATCCCGGGGCCGGACTTCCCGACCGGGGGGATCCTCGTGGGGCGGGAAGGGATCCGCGCTGCGTACGAGACGGGTGAGGGAAAGCTCACCCTCCGCGCCCGGGCGTTCGTGGAGGATGACCGGATCGTGATCACGGAGATCCCATACCAGGTGCGGAAGACGACGATCCTGGAGAGCATCGCGGCCAAGGCCAAGGACGGTTCGCTCGACGGGATCGCCGACCTTCGCGATGAGTCGGACCGAGAAGGGCTGCGGATCGTGATCGAACTGAAGCGGGGTGTGGATGGTCACCGGCTGCTTCCTCGTCTCCTCAAGCTGACCCCGCTCGAGCGCACGTTCTCGTGCCACTTCCTGGTGATCCAGGACGGGAACCCGCGGACGCTCACGCTGCCCGAGATCCTGCGTGCGTTCCTCGCCTTCCGGCGGTCCACGGTCCGGCGGCGGACCGAACATCGGCTGAAGGTGGCCCGGGAGCGGGCGCACCTCCTCGAGGGGTTCCGGCTGGCGCTCACGAACCTCGACCAGGTGATCGAGATCATCCGCGGGGCGGCAGAGCCAGCCGAGGCGGAGGCACTGCTCGCTGCGGAGATCGGCCTGTCCCCGAAGCAAGCCGATGCGGTGCTCAAGATGCGCCTGTCCCAGCTCACGAAGCTCGAACGGCGGAAGATCGAGGAGGAGCTCCAGGAACTGAAGGTGAAGATCGCCGAATACGAGGGGGTGCTGGCCGATCCGCGACGGCTGGACGGGCTCATCCGCGACGAGCTCCAGGCGATCGCCAGTCAGTATGCGGATGCGCGACGGACAACGATTGTCGAATCCTCGGAAGCGATCGAGCTGGCCGCTCTCGATGCTCCCCGCGTGGACGTGATTCTCTGCGTGACGGGCAAAGGCTATGTGAACACGACGAACTGCGAGGCGTACCGCGCCCAGGGTCGGGGAGGGAAGGGTGTGATCGGGATCCGTCCCAAAGATGGGGACTACCTCCGGACGATGGTCGCCGCCCACACGCACCAGGATCTTCTTGTGTTCACCGATCGCGGGCGCGTATTCAGGCTTCCGCTGCAACGCCTCGAGCTTGGGGACCGTGACTCGGTGGGGAAGAACCTCCGCCAGTTCCTGGAGATGGGCCTCGACGAGGAGATTCGCGCCGTGCTTCCGGTCGAAGGGTACGACACGGGGTACGCTCTCCTCTCCACGCGCCAGGGGATCGTGAACCGCAACTCCATCTCTGACTATGCCAACGCGCACACGAAGGGGATCCTCGCCCACTCGATTCCCGACGACGACCGCCTGGTGGACGTGGCGATCACCCACGGGGAAGGACACATGGTCCTTGCCACTGCCGGGGGGCACGTGATTCGGTTCCCGGAGGAACAGGTACGGATCACGCGGCGGCCCTCGAAGGGCGTGATCGGAATCCGCCTCGCGCCCGGTGACCAGGTAGTGGGGATGGTCTGGTTGCCACCTGCAGAGGAGACCAAGCGGCTCTTGTTCGTGACGGAGATGGGCCAGGGCAAGCGCGTGGAGCTGTCGGATCTCCCCAGCCAGGGCCGCGGGGGACGCGGGGTCATCGGGATCAAACTCGACGCGCATGGTGGGGCGCTCGTCACGGCGATCCTGGTCGCTGAGGGCGACGAGGTGGCCCTGTCGACCGCTGGGGGCAAGGTCATCCGGTTCCCGGCGGCCCAGGTGAGCACGTTCTCCCGCTACGCACGGGGCGTGCGCCTGATCCAGGTCGAGCCGGAAGACCGCGTGGTGTCGGCGGTGGTGGTGTAGGAGTGAACTGGGAAGCCAACAGCCGAGACTCGAGAGGGGCGCCGGACGTGGACGCCCGCCGGGCTGAACGAGCTCGGAGTGGGGACGCGGCCTTCAGGGCTGCGACGTGATGGGAGGGGTTGAGGAAGGGTGAGGATGGAGATCAAGGCGGAAGTGGACCGACAACTGGGGATCATCGAACGCAATGCGGAGACCGTTCTGCCGCGGGATGAGCTGGCACGGAAGATCGAGCGGTCGCTGCGTCAGGAGCGCCCACTGCGGGCCAAGCTGGGGATCGATCCCTCGGCGTCGCAGCTCACCCTCGGGCACGCCGTGGTCCTGCGAAAGCTGCGTGCATTCCAGGACCTCGGCCACACGGCGGTCCTCGTGGTGGGGGACTTCACGCGGCGCATCGGCGATCCGTCCGGGAAATCGAAGACTCGGGAACCGATGTCTCCCGAGGAGATCGAGCGAAACATGCGTACGTACAAGGAGCAGGCGTTCCGCATTCTCGACCCTCGGCGGGCGGAGGTCCGCTACAACTCTGAGTGGCTCGAGAAGCTGACCCTGGCTCAGGTGGTGGGTCTCACGGCACGGTACACGGTGGCGCGGATGCTCGAGCGGGAGGACTTCCAGCGCCGGTTCCGAGACGGCTCGGCGATCACGATCATGGAGTTCCTCTACCCCCTCGCTCAGGCCTACGATTCGGTGGCGGTGCGGGCCGATGTGGAGCTGGGTGGATCGGATCAGCGGTTCAACCTCCTCATCGGTCGGGACATTCAGGAAGCGTACGGCCAGGACCCCCAGGTCATCGTCACGATGCCTCTCCTTATCGGGACTGACGGGGCGTTCGCGATGTCGCAGTCCCGGGGGAACTACATCGGAGTCGCCGAGGAACCGGAGGAGCAGTTCGGAAAAATCATGTCGCTTCCCGACGAGCTCATGCCCCAGTACTGCCAGCTCCTCACCGACGTTCGGTGGGAGGAGCTCGCGGGACTCCACCCGAAGGAGGCGAAGAAGCGTCTTGCGAGAAGCCTCGTGGCATGGCTGCACGGAGAGGAGGGGGCACAGCGGGGGCAGGAGCACTTCGAGCGGGTGTTCGAAGACGAGCAGCCGCCCGAGGAGATGCCGGAGGTCGCGGTGGGGCGGCTTCTCGACCGAGACGACACGGTGAACATCGTCGACCTCCTCGTGGAGGCGGGAATGGTCTCCTCTCGCTCCGAGGCGCGGCGGCTCGTGGACGGGGGCGGGGTGGAGTTGGATGGGGAGCGGGTCAAGTCGAGCCGTGACCGCGTCACGGTGCGGGCGGGGGCGATCTTGCGGGCGGGGAAGCTTCGGTTCGCACGGCTTGTGGTCTGAGCAGGGAAACTACGGGCACGCCGAACCGGCGTGAGAAGGGACCTGTCGACGATGGAGGCAGGTTGGGCGGGCGATAGGCAGAGGCGGGTCTTGACGGCCATCGGGAAGCCTGCCGATGCTCGGGAGGGTGGGAGGCTCGGCGCAGAGAGCAGATGTCGTCAGGGGGGCACGCTGTGAGCTGCACCGACCCCTTCCACTTCCCGCGTGTCTGCTCCGGTGCCCTGCCCCTGGTCCCGGTCCGCTCAACCAGGATGCACGGATCGTGGGATGCGCTGTCCGAGACGTCACTCACGAAGGGCGATGGAGCAGCTTTCCTGGTGTCGCTGGTCGACCGGGGTCCCGTCCGTGCGTCCGTCGTTCATCCTGCTGGGGTCGAGCGCTCAGCGACGGAAGTCAAACTCGCCGCCTGGGCCCCACAGGAACGACAGCTCTTCGGGGCACACGCGGCCCTTGTAATTGCCTTCGAAGACGTTCTCTCCCCCCACGACTCGGCCGAAGAACACGTAGCCTGAGCCGATACACAGACCGTGGAAGACGGCGACGCCCGCTCCGTAGTTCCCGAGGAACGAGTTTCCCCAGAGCTGAGCTTGAGCAGCGTCACGGAGCACCACGCCGCCATTCCAGCCGCTCTCCTTGATCTGGGAGGCGGTGATCGAAGCAGTGGCCGTTCCGCCGATTCCGATCCCACAGACGCCGTTCTGGGTGAAGGCGCAGTCTTCGACAACCCCTCGTGCTTGCCCCCACAACCACACCCCGCCCTGCTCGTTGCGGGAGACCCTGCACCGCAGGAGCTCGACGACCGCGCTGTCCTGGGCATGGACTCCCCGCAGGTTGTCGGAGACAACGCAGTCGGTGAGCCTGGCGCGTGCGTCGTTCCCCATGATCAACCCTTCCGATCCTCGGCCGAGGGCCGTTCCCCGCAGATCGACGTCCGCCCCGCCGACGAGCGAGATCACGGCCGACTCGTGTGCGGACCGGGCGGTCAGAAGGACGACCCCGTCGGCTTCGACGCGGATCTTCTTGCCGAGCGTGACTCCGGCGGCGTAGATGCCCTCCGTGAGGACGAGCCGGCCTCCGGGTTGGACTGCGTCTGCCGCCTCCTGAAGGGTTGTGTACGCAGGGTTGGGGAAGCGGACATCCTCCTGCGATGGCGGTACCAGCGGAACCCGCAGGGAGTCCGACAGGTTCCCCGCCAGATCGACCCCGTTCTCGCGGAGGACGTTGGCGTTTCCGGAGGGCGGGGTTCGCGATAGCGACAGGATGCCTTGCGCCGCGCACGCTTCGATTCGGTTGTCGGTGATCTCGGCCTGGGCAGCGCCCGCGAGGTAGATTCCCGAGCCTCGGCAGTCGAAGACCCGGGAGTTCCGGATCGTCGCCACAGCGTACGACTGGACCTTGACCCCGTTCCAGCGGATCGCTGAGATCGTGCACTCCATGATCTGCAGGCGCGAACTGTCCCGCGCCTCCACGCCATCCCAGGTCTGATGGATCGTGCAGCCCGTGAGGATGACCTGGGCAGCGTGCTCGATCCACACTCCGGTGTCCCGGTGACCGCTGATGGTACACCTGGTCAGCTCGGCCATCGCCTGGTCCCGGACCCACAGCCCGTGCCCGGCACAGGCCGAGACGGTGGAGTCGGTCGCGAAGAGGCGACTCTGATCGCGGATCCACAAGCCGTGGCCCTCACACCTCGTCACGGTCGATCCGGCGAGCGTGAGCCGCGCCTGATCGGCGAGCCAGATCCCGGTGCTGCGGTTGCCGGAGAGGGTGACCGCGGTCAGCGTGGCCTGGGCGCGGCCCTGGAGGTACAGGCCGTAACCAGTGTTGGCCGTGATCGAGGAGTTGCGGAGTTCGACGCGCGCTTCGTCGCGGACGGCGACGCCG
It contains:
- a CDS encoding DNA gyrase subunit A, translated to MPERIETAFIEDEMEQSYIDYAVSVIRARAVPDVRDGLKPVQRRILYGFRELGLLPGKPPRKSARIVGEVMGKFHPHGDMAVYEAMVGLAQPFSTRYPLVDGQGNFGSVDGDEPAAMRYTEARLAPIAREFLDELDEETVDFLPNFDGSLEEPEVLPARFPHLLANGAWGISVGMTTQIPPHNLGELVAATLYVLDHPDASAAELLPLIPGPDFPTGGILVGREGIRAAYETGEGKLTLRARAFVEDDRIVITEIPYQVRKTTILESIAAKAKDGSLDGIADLRDESDREGLRIVIELKRGVDGHRLLPRLLKLTPLERTFSCHFLVIQDGNPRTLTLPEILRAFLAFRRSTVRRRTEHRLKVARERAHLLEGFRLALTNLDQVIEIIRGAAEPAEAEALLAAEIGLSPKQADAVLKMRLSQLTKLERRKIEEELQELKVKIAEYEGVLADPRRLDGLIRDELQAIASQYADARRTTIVESSEAIELAALDAPRVDVILCVTGKGYVNTTNCEAYRAQGRGGKGVIGIRPKDGDYLRTMVAAHTHQDLLVFTDRGRVFRLPLQRLELGDRDSVGKNLRQFLEMGLDEEIRAVLPVEGYDTGYALLSTRQGIVNRNSISDYANAHTKGILAHSIPDDDRLVDVAITHGEGHMVLATAGGHVIRFPEEQVRITRRPSKGVIGIRLAPGDQVVGMVWLPPAEETKRLLFVTEMGQGKRVELSDLPSQGRGGRGVIGIKLDAHGGALVTAILVAEGDEVALSTAGGKVIRFPAAQVSTFSRYARGVRLIQVEPEDRVVSAVVV
- a CDS encoding Tyrosyl-tRNA synthetase; amino-acid sequence: MEIKAEVDRQLGIIERNAETVLPRDELARKIERSLRQERPLRAKLGIDPSASQLTLGHAVVLRKLRAFQDLGHTAVLVVGDFTRRIGDPSGKSKTREPMSPEEIERNMRTYKEQAFRILDPRRAEVRYNSEWLEKLTLAQVVGLTARYTVARMLEREDFQRRFRDGSAITIMEFLYPLAQAYDSVAVRADVELGGSDQRFNLLIGRDIQEAYGQDPQVIVTMPLLIGTDGAFAMSQSRGNYIGVAEEPEEQFGKIMSLPDELMPQYCQLLTDVRWEELAGLHPKEAKKRLARSLVAWLHGEEGAQRGQEHFERVFEDEQPPEEMPEVAVGRLLDRDDTVNIVDLLVEAGMVSSRSEARRLVDGGGVELDGERVKSSRDRVTVRAGAILRAGKLRFARLVV